A DNA window from Brassica napus cultivar Da-Ae chromosome C1, Da-Ae, whole genome shotgun sequence contains the following coding sequences:
- the LOC106375868 gene encoding uncharacterized protein LOC106375868, protein MEMRFLLCSSLTLVFMLALGEAAGDIMRWSRKEMVEMAGYGEDKLSSVLVTASLLSSSSSPIPGATVGIKCHTGYRKRSKWIKAVTNALGQFTIDLPSHLHAIHDLEKACSIKPLSVPKPYQCSPTKTQRGIKLVSSSNGLRVYTAGNITLHRGPCK, encoded by the exons ATGGAGATGAGGTTCTTATTATGTAGCAGCTTGACTTTGGTATTCATGTTGGCTTTGGGTGAAGCAGCTGGGGATATAATGAGATGGAGCAGAAAGGAGATGGTGGAGATGGCTGGCTACGGCGAAGACAAACTCTCCTCCGTCCTTGTCACtgcatctcttctctcttcttcctcctcaccTATTCCTG GTGCTACAGTTGGCATCAAGTGCCACACTGGATATAGGAAGAGATCTAAATGGATCAAAGCTGTCACAAATGCGTTGGGACAATTCACCATTGATCTTCCTTCTCATCTCCATGCAATTCATGACCTAGAAAAGGCTTGTTCCATCAAACCACTCTCTGTTCCTAAACCATATCAATGCTCTCCCACCAAGACTCAAAGAGGCATTAAACTCGTTTCCTCATCCAACGGTTTGCGAGTCTACACAGCAGGCAACATTACCTTACACAGAGGTCCATGTAAATAG
- the LOC106375872 gene encoding ubiquitin-like domain-containing CTD phosphatase, which yields MASSSSSSPTPDAVTAMDEELTLIVKWSGKEYTLRICADDSVAELKRRICFLTNVLPKRQKLLYPKVGNKLSDDSLLLSQIPLKPSLKMTMIGTTEDDIIVDQVTSDDVVDDFELGKEEVVDIEDKEINKQKLRRRIDQYKIKLVNPCRKGKKLLVLDIDYTLFDHRSTAENPLQLMRPYLHEFLTAAYAEYDIIIWSATSMKWVELKMGELGVLNNPNYKITALLDHLAMITVQSDTRGIFDCKPLGLIWALLPELYNAQNTIMFDDLRRNFVMNPQNGLKIRPFRKAHVNRDKDDELVLLTRYLLTIAELDDLSSLDHSRWETFTEDSVKRRRHT from the exons ATGGCttcgtcttcttcatcatctcctacGCCGGATGCTGTGACCGCGATGGACGAGGAGCTTACTCTGATAGTCAAATGGAGCGGAAAGGAGTACACACTCCGAATCTGCGCCGACGACTCGGTTGCTGAGCTGAAACGTCGAATCTGCTTTCTCACCAACGTCTTGCCGAAGCGCCAGAAGCTTCTTTACCCCAAAGTCGGAAACAAGCTCTCCGATGACTCTCTTCTGCTCTCTCAGATCCCTCTCAAGCCTTCTCTCAAGATGACCATGATCGg TACTACGGAGGATGATATAATAGTAGATCAAGTAACATCGGATGACGTTGTTGATGACTTTGAGCTTGGTAAGGAGGAAGTGGTGGATATTGAAGACAAGGAGATTAATAAGCAGAAGCTGAGGAGGAGAATTGATCAGTACAAG ATTAAACTTGTTAATCCATGTCGCAAAGGCAAAAAACTGCTTGTTCTAGATATTGACTACACTTTGTTTGATCACCGTTCCACTGCCGAGAACCCGTTGCAGCTTATGCGTCCTT ATCTTCATGAGTTTCTTACTGCTGCTTATGCAGAATATGATATCATCATTTGGTCTGCCACTAG CATGAAGTGGGTTGAGTTAAAGATGGGAGAACTTGGTGTGTTGAACAATCCTAACTACAAGATCACAGCCCTTCTCGACCATCTAGCCATGATCACGGTTCAGTCTGACACTCGCGGGATCTTTGATTGCAAGCCACTAGGCTTAATTTGGGCACTATTACCTGAG TTATACAACGCCCAAAACACCATCATGTTCGATGATCTGCGAAGGAACTTCGTGATGAACCCCCAAAACGGTCTTAAAATCAGGCCGTTTAGGAAAGCTCATGTGAACCGAGACAAGGATGACGAGCTTGTATTGCTGACTCGGTACCTTCTGACCATAGCAGAGCTCGATGATTTGAGTTCTTTGGATCATAGCAGATGGGAGACGTTCACAGAAGATAGCGTCAAAAGGCGCAGGCACACATAA
- the LOC106375870 gene encoding putative WEB family protein At4g17210 translates to MIRADAPVMPLETPPRSSEVGEIDTHPPFQSVRAAVSLFRQVSFSKQQPPSLSSSSQDSTDVPDKETQLLLAEQEMNRVHLCRDSSVNAKARALSDLDSAQRKAADLRDKLETTKQSRKCAIQTKHTMNQRLEKLQSQSQETESVRESYILATAELFMAKEKLTEIGQEFSISVEERLSELQRAEEAECSSMVNSQKINDMLKEIAEMRDTAERLNSDADKKKEEEAKINEKSIDAKETYADMKREAEKRLEDLRQDCDPELRKEIDELAEISAENESLQREIKLSRDLKEAKSAMQEIYNEERSYKSLVISLTVELDGMQRENRDLKEKEKEKDREEVEEGEWVEERLKVEETMRVAERTRQEAEETRMHVDELRREAAATHTVMGEAAKQLEIVRRAVKKAKTAEKRAVEDMTVLTEKKESLTHDDPDKKIRISLKEHEELRGKHEESERMVQYKAETVDAQLEEINESRVEGESMLEEKMKEMEQVKEATDTALRSAEIAEEAHCIVDAELRKWKPEELQ, encoded by the exons ATGATAAGAGCGGATGCTCCGGTGATGCCTCTCGAGACTCCTCCTCGGAGCAGTGAGGTTGGAGAGATAGACACACATCCTCCCTTTCAATCAGTTAGAGCCGCCGTTAGTTTGTTCCGTCAAGTTAGCTTCTCAAAGCAACAACCACCAagtctctcctcctcctctcag GATTCAACGGATGTGCCAGATAAAGAGACACAGCTTCTGTTAGCAGAACAAGAAATGAATAGAGTCCATCTCTGTCGTGACAGCTCTGTCAACGCGAAAGCACGAGCTCTCTCTGATCTCGACTCAGCTCAGCGAAAGGCCGCTGACTTGAGGGATAAACTTGAAACCACCAAACAGTCAAGAAAATGTGCGATCCAGACCAAACACACCATGAACCAACGGTTAGAGAAACTTCAGTCTCAAAGCCAAGAAACAGAGAGCGTAAGAGAGAGTTACATCTTAGCCACCGCAGAGCTGTTCATGGCTAAGGAGAAGCTTACGGAAATAGGACAAGAGTTCAGCATCTCCGTGGAAGAAAGGTTATCTGAGCTTCAAAGAGCAGAGGAAGCAGAGTGTTCATCAATGGTTAACTCCCAAAAGATCAATGACATGTTAAAAGAGATAGCAGAGATGCGTGACACTGCTGAGAGATTGAACTCTGATGCTGAtaagaagaaagaggaagagGCAAAGATAAACGAGAAGAGCATTGACGCGAAAGAGACTTATGCTGATATGAAACGAGAGGCTGAGAAGAGGCTGGAGGATCTGAGGCAAGACTGTGACCCTGAACTGAGGAAAGAGATTGATGAGCTTGCGGAGATATCTGCAGAGAACGAGAGTTTACAACGAGAGATTAAACTTTCCCGTGACCTCAAAGAGGCCAAGAGTGCTATGCAAGAGATTTATAATGAAGAGAGGTCATACAAAAGCTTGGTGATATCACTCACGGTGGAGTTAGACGGTATGCAGAGAGAGAAcagagatttgaaggagaaggagaaggaaaaagatagagaagaggttgaagaaggagaatgggTAGAAGAGAGACTTAAGGTTGAAGAAACCATGCGTGTAGCAGAGAGAACAAGACAAGAAGCGGAAGAGACGAGGATGCACGTGGATGAGCTCAGGAGAGAAGCAGCAGCAACACATACCGTGATGGGTGAAGCAGCGAAGCAGCTGGAGATAGTTAGAAGAGCGGTGAAGAAAGCGAAAACCGCAGAGAAGAGAGCTGTGGAAGACATGACGGTACTTACTGAAAAGAAGGAGAGCTTGACGCATGATGATCCTGATAAGAAGATTAGAATATCGTTGAAAGAGCACGAGGAGTTGAGAGGGAAGCACGAAGAGTCAGAGAGAATGGTGCAGTACAAGGCGGAAACGGTTGATGCTCAGCTGGAAGAGATCAACGAGAGCAGAGTAGAAGGAGAGAGCATGTTGGAGGAGAAGATGAAGGAGATGGAACAGGTAAAGGAGGCGACTGATACTGCGTTGAGAAGCGCAGAGATTGCAGAGGAAGCACACTGCATAGTCGATGCTGAACTTAGAAAATGGAAACCAGAAGAATTGCAGTAG
- the LOC106375871 gene encoding glucan endo-1,3-beta-glucosidase 6, with protein MGSGVALFTLSLLLATHQAQSAIGVNWGTMSFHKLKPSTVVDLLKANKITKVKLFDSNPDALRALMGTGIQVMISIPNELLSTFSSDLFVQQNLSRFMGKGGADIRYVAVGNEPFLTSYGGAYQNYVFPAMVNLQQSLVKANLASYVKLVVPCNADAYESNVPSQGTFRPELTQIMTQLVSLLSSIGSPFVVNIYPFLSLYQNSDFPQDFAFFEGSSHPVLDGPNVYYNAFDGNFDTLVSALAKIGYGQMPIVIGEIGWPTDGAVGANLTAARVFNQGLINHLLSNKGTPLRPGSPPEDVYLFGLLDEGAKSTLPGNFERHWGIFSFDGQAKYRLNLGLGNRGLKNAENVQYLPSRWCVAHPAKDMTLVTDHLRLACSQADCTTLNDGGSCSQLGEKDNISYAFNSYYQLQMQNEKSCDFDGLGMVTFLDPSVGECRFLVGVTDKSSSAELMARWGIYHICIGLVVWALTRCYIL; from the exons atgggAAGCGGTGTAGCTCTCTTTACTCTCTCCCTTCTTCTCGCAACCCATCAAGCTCAGTCTGCAATCGGCGTGAACTGGGGAACGATGTCGTTTCACAAGCTGAAACCTTCCACAGTAGTGGATCTCCTCAAAGCAAACAAAATAACCAAAGTAAAGCTCTTTGATTCAAACCCAGATGCACTTCGAGCTCTAATGGGTACTGGAATCCAAGTCATGATCAGCATTCCCAACGAGCTTCTCTCCACTTTCAGCTCCGATCTCTTCGTCCAGCAGAACCTCTCTCGCTTCATGGGCAAAGGTGGCGCTGATATCAG GTACGTTGCAGTAGGGAACGAGCCGTTCTTGACGAGTTACGGCGGTGCGTATCAGAACTATGTTTTCCCAGCTATGGTTAACTTGCAGCAATCCTTGGTTAAAGCAAATCTAGCTAGCTACGTGAAGCTGGTGGTTCCTTGTAACGCGGATGCGTATGAGTCTAATGTTCCTTCTCAAGGGACGTTTAGGCCTGAGCTAACGCAGATCATGACTCAGTTGGTTTCGCTTCTCAGCTCCATCGGCTCTCCTTTTGTTGTCAATATCTATCCTTTCCTTAGTCTCTATCAAAACTCCGACTTCCCGCAAGACTTTGCGTTTTTCGAGGGAAGTAGTCATCCTGTTCTTGATGGGCCTAATGTTTATTACAATGCGTTTGATGGGAACTTCGACACTCTTGTCTCTGCTCTCGCCAAGATTGGGTACGGTCAAATGCCTATAGTTATTGGTGAGATTGGTTGGCCTACTGATGGAGCAGTGGGTGCTAACCTCACTGCAGCGCGTGTTTTCAACCAAGGGCTTATTAACCATCTGTTGAGTAACAAGGGGACTCCGCTCAGGCCTGGCTCACCTCCtgaggatgtctatcttttCGGTTTGCTTGACGAAGGAGCTAAGAGTACACTGCCTGGTAACTTTGAGAGGCACTGGGGGATCTTCTCTTTCGATGGACAGGCCAAGTATCGTCTCAACTTAGGACTAGGCAACAGAGGGCTCAAGAATGCGGAGAATGTGCAGTACCTACCTTCCAGGTGGTGTGTGGCTCACCCGGCGAAGGACATGACCCTAGTTACAGACCACTTGAGGCTTGCTTGCAGCCAAGCGGATTGCACAACGCTCAACGACGGGGGATCATGCAGCCAGCTTGGGGAGAAGGATAATATCTCATATGCTTTCAATAGTTACTATCAACTGCAGATGCAAAATGAGAAGAGCTGCGACTTTGACGGGCTTGGTATGGTTACCTTCTTAGATCCTTCAGTTGGGGAGTGTCGATTTCTTGTGGGCGTTACAGATAAATCGTCTAGTGCTGAGCTAATGGCAAGGTGGGGTATCTACCACATTTGCATTGGACTCGTGGTATGGGCTCTCACACGGTGTTACATTTTATAA
- the LOC106375881 gene encoding ras-related protein RABB1c, whose amino-acid sequence MSYAYLFKYIIIGDTGVGKSCLLLQFTDKRFQPVHDLTIGVEFGARMITIDNKPLKLQIWDTAGQESFRSITRSYYRGAAGALLVYDITRRETFNHLASWLEDARQHANANMTIMLIGNKCDLAHRRAVTTEEGEQFAKEHGLIFMEASAKTAQNVEEAFIKTAATIYKKIQDGVFDVSNESYGIKVGYGGIPGPSGGRDGSTSQGGGCCG is encoded by the exons ATGTCTTACGCTTATCTCTTCAAGTATATCATCATCGGTGATACTG GAGTAGGGAAATCATGCCTTCTGCTTCAGTTCACGGACAAGAGGTTTCAGCCGGTGCATGATCTCACCATCGGTGTTGAGTTTGGGGCTAGGATGATCACCATCGACAACAAGCCCCTCAAACTCCAGATCTGGGATACC GCTGGTCAAGAATCATTTAGGTCTATTACAAGATCCTACTATAGAGGTGCTGCTGGGGCTTTGCTTGTCTACGACATCACTAG GAGGGAGACGTTTAACCATCTAGCTAGCTGGTTAGAGGATGCAAGGCAGCATGCAAATGCTAATATGACCATTATGCTCATTGGGAATAAGTGTGATCTTGCCCACAGAAGGGCTGTCACCACTGAGGAAGGTGAGCAGTTTGCAAAGGAGCACGGTCTTATTTTCATGGAGGCCTCTGCCAAGACTGCTCAGAATGTCGAAGAG GCTTTCATAAAGACAGCGGCAACGATATACAAAAAGATTCAAGATGGTGTGTTTGATGTGTCGAATGAGTCCTATGGAATAAAAGTTGGATATGGAGGAATCCCGGGGCCATCAGGTGGAAGAGACGGATCCACGTCGCAAGGAGGAGGTTGCTGCGGCTAA